One Primulina huaijiensis isolate GDHJ02 chromosome 5, ASM1229523v2, whole genome shotgun sequence DNA segment encodes these proteins:
- the LOC140976498 gene encoding stromal cell-derived factor 2-like protein — MACSFFALAIFVYFTLDFDYASAPVSAASEGVQITYGSVIKLMHERTKFRLHSHDVPYGSGSGQQSVTGFPNVDDSNSYWIVRPAPDSNAKQGDMIKIGSLLRLQHMRTRKWLHSHLHASPISGNLEVSCFGTEGESDTGDYWSLEIEGSGKTWRQDQRVRLRHVDTGGYLHSHDKKYTRIAGGQQEVCGVREKRADNVWLAAEGVYLPVMESK, encoded by the exons ATGGCTTGTTCGTTTTTTGCACTGGCGATTTTCGTGTACTTCACGCTCGACTTCGACTACGCGTCCGCTCCTGTTTCCGCGGCTTCCGAAGGGGTTCAG ATTACCTACGGCTCAGTCATAAAGCTTATGCACGAGAGAACAAAATTTCGGCTGCATTCTCATGATGTACCTTATGGGTCTGGTAGTGGGCAGCAATCTGTTACTGGTTTCCCCAATGTTGATGATTCTAACAGCTACTGG ATTGTGAGGCCTGCACCAGATTCCAATGCAAAACAAGGTGACATGATCAAAATTGGGAGCCTTTTAAGGCTGCAACACATGAGGACTAGGAAATGGTTGCACAGCCACTTGCACGCATCCCCCATTTCCGGCAATTTAGAG GTCAGCTGCTTTGGCACTGAGGGTGAGTCAGATACCGGCGATTACTGGAG TCTTGAAATTGAGGGAAGTGGGAAGACTTGGAGGCAAGATCAAAGAGTAAGACTTCGTCATGTAGACACCGGTGGATACCTGCACAGTCATGACAAGAAATATACCCGTATAGCTGGTGGTCAGCAAGAG GTCTGTGGTGTCCGAGAGAAGCGTGCTGATAATGTTTGGTTAGCAGCAGAGGGCGTATATCTCCCAGTAATGGAAAGCAAGTGA